One window of Arthrobacter oryzae genomic DNA carries:
- a CDS encoding PQQ-dependent sugar dehydrogenase has protein sequence MPAAALVSALALALSACTGGGSAPPTGNAGSVTGGDRAAREPQVLETVEGLRLPWSTVFLPDGTAVISERDSGELKSVKDGSTTVLGSIPGVVPGGEGGLLGLAVSPNYDSDKSLFAYFTAQADNRIARFTLSEPETGGALRLGGPETIFSGIPKASTHNGGRIRFGPDGHLYVGTGDSQRRDQPQDPNALGGKILRITAEGKPAPGNPFGDNPVYSLGHRNVQGLDWDDAGRLWSSEFGPTVDDELNLIQPGGNYGWPEVTGAPGRQGFIDAKVVWPSTAESSPSGLEIVGTTAYLGALRGQRLWAVPLDGENAGNPVSHFTTRYGRIRDVSLAPDGTLWMLTNNQNPDSALILALPR, from the coding sequence GCCTGCCGCCGCCCTGGTGTCAGCGCTGGCACTGGCGCTGTCCGCTTGTACCGGAGGAGGCAGCGCGCCCCCCACAGGCAACGCGGGTTCAGTCACCGGCGGTGACCGGGCGGCCCGGGAACCACAGGTGCTTGAGACCGTCGAAGGACTGCGGCTGCCATGGTCAACCGTGTTCCTGCCCGACGGCACGGCCGTGATCTCCGAACGTGACAGTGGAGAACTCAAATCCGTCAAGGACGGTTCAACCACTGTTCTGGGCAGCATCCCCGGGGTTGTGCCCGGCGGAGAAGGCGGCCTCCTGGGGCTGGCCGTCTCTCCGAACTACGACTCCGACAAGTCCCTGTTCGCGTACTTCACGGCCCAGGCGGACAACAGGATTGCCCGGTTCACACTGTCAGAGCCGGAAACGGGGGGTGCGTTGAGACTCGGCGGGCCTGAGACCATCTTCTCCGGCATCCCGAAGGCCTCAACCCACAACGGCGGGCGTATCCGTTTCGGACCGGACGGGCACCTTTACGTTGGAACCGGCGATTCACAACGCCGCGACCAGCCACAGGATCCGAACGCGCTGGGCGGGAAGATCCTCAGGATCACCGCCGAGGGCAAGCCCGCCCCGGGTAACCCGTTCGGCGACAACCCCGTCTACAGCCTCGGCCACCGGAATGTTCAGGGCCTCGACTGGGATGACGCGGGCAGGCTCTGGTCCAGCGAATTCGGACCGACCGTGGATGACGAGCTGAACTTGATCCAGCCGGGTGGAAACTACGGCTGGCCGGAGGTTACGGGCGCGCCGGGCAGGCAGGGCTTCATTGACGCCAAGGTGGTCTGGCCGTCCACCGCTGAATCTTCCCCCAGCGGCCTCGAGATCGTGGGGACCACGGCATATCTCGGAGCGCTCCGGGGCCAGCGGCTGTGGGCCGTTCCGCTCGATGGTGAAAATGCCGGGAATCCTGTGAGCCATTTCACAACCAGATACGGGCGCATCCGGGACGTTTCCTTGGCCCCGGACGGCACTTTATGGATGCTCACCAACAACCAAAACCCTGATTCTGCGCTGATTTTGGCGCTTCCTCGCTAG
- a CDS encoding MarR family winged helix-turn-helix transcriptional regulator produces the protein MDRWPTGRLLSTAARLVEHSWNEKLGAIGLTHAGVIAMEVLSVNGPMTQAQLAQLVRVQAQTMGKTLSRLEVHGHIRRERSTSDRRSHVVSLTERGVEAVAAAADMERTVLAAASIDPDVLRQELQAVVTVLASRFSSPETKAIVASAEPGLAVDANSVN, from the coding sequence ATGGATCGCTGGCCCACTGGGCGCCTTTTGTCCACCGCGGCACGTCTCGTGGAACACTCCTGGAACGAGAAGCTGGGAGCCATCGGGCTGACCCACGCGGGGGTGATAGCCATGGAAGTCCTCTCCGTCAACGGACCCATGACCCAGGCACAGCTTGCCCAGTTGGTCCGTGTTCAGGCCCAGACCATGGGGAAAACCCTGAGCCGGCTCGAGGTTCACGGACACATCCGCCGCGAACGCAGCACCTCTGACCGTCGAAGCCATGTGGTGTCCCTTACCGAGCGCGGAGTTGAGGCCGTGGCCGCGGCAGCGGACATGGAACGCACTGTGCTGGCGGCTGCTTCAATCGATCCGGACGTCCTTCGCCAGGAACTCCAGGCCGTCGTCACCGTCCTGGCCAGCCGCTTCTCGTCTCCGGAGACCAAGGCCATCGTGGCCAGTGCCGAGCCCGGGCTCGCCGTGGACGCTAACAGCGTCAACTAA
- the bcp gene encoding thioredoxin-dependent thiol peroxidase → MAERLIPGTPAPDFTLKDSAGNDVSLKDYRGRNTIVYFYPAASTPGCTKEACDFRDTLASLQTHGYDVLGVSPDPAGKLVKFAEQEALTFPLLSDEDHAVAEAYGAWGEKKNYGRTYEGLIRSTIVVDPDGNVAVAQYNVRATGHVAKLRRDLGLA, encoded by the coding sequence TTGGCTGAACGACTCATTCCCGGCACTCCGGCACCGGACTTTACGCTGAAGGATTCCGCAGGGAATGACGTCAGCCTGAAGGACTATCGCGGACGAAACACCATTGTGTATTTCTACCCGGCCGCCTCCACGCCGGGGTGCACCAAGGAAGCCTGCGACTTCCGCGACACGCTCGCCTCCCTTCAGACGCATGGCTACGACGTCCTTGGCGTCTCCCCTGATCCCGCCGGAAAGCTCGTGAAATTCGCGGAGCAGGAAGCTCTGACCTTCCCGCTTCTGTCCGATGAAGACCACGCCGTGGCTGAGGCCTATGGCGCCTGGGGTGAGAAGAAGAACTACGGGCGGACCTACGAAGGCCTCATCCGGTCCACGATCGTGGTGGATCCGGACGGCAATGTCGCCGTGGCGCAGTACAACGTGCGGGCCACCGGACACGTGGCAAAGCTCCGCCGGGACCTCGGGCTGGCCTAG
- a CDS encoding fasciclin domain-containing protein: protein MQSFKRTTFTVAGVAAAALLSLTACGGSSTTATSSSAPASTPSASSMAPSPSASSSAAMDPAANLVGPGCAGYAEQVPDGAGSVAGMALDPVAVAASNNPLLKTLTAAVSGKLNPKVDLVDTLNGSEFTVFAPVDDAFAKIDAATIETLKTDDALLSKILTYHVVPGQITPDNIVGTHKTVQGGSVTVTGTKDALKADDASVICGGVQTANATVYLVDSVLMPK, encoded by the coding sequence ATGCAGTCATTCAAGCGCACAACTTTCACCGTTGCAGGTGTTGCAGCTGCAGCACTGCTGAGCCTGACGGCATGCGGCGGCTCATCAACGACCGCTACCAGTTCCTCGGCGCCGGCTTCCACGCCGTCCGCTTCGAGCATGGCGCCGTCACCGTCGGCCAGCTCCTCGGCCGCCATGGACCCGGCCGCCAACTTGGTTGGCCCGGGCTGTGCAGGCTACGCCGAGCAGGTACCCGACGGCGCCGGTTCGGTTGCCGGCATGGCCCTCGACCCCGTCGCGGTGGCCGCCTCCAACAACCCGTTGCTGAAGACCCTGACGGCTGCGGTGTCCGGCAAGCTCAACCCGAAGGTTGACCTGGTGGACACCCTGAACGGCAGCGAATTCACGGTCTTCGCACCGGTGGATGATGCGTTCGCCAAAATCGACGCCGCCACCATCGAAACGCTCAAGACCGACGACGCCCTCCTGAGCAAGATCCTGACCTACCACGTGGTTCCGGGCCAGATCACCCCCGACAACATTGTGGGCACCCACAAGACCGTCCAGGGCGGCTCGGTCACCGTGACCGGAACGAAGGATGCGCTGAAGGCCGATGACGCCAGCGTCATCTGCGGCGGCGTCCAGACGGCC